A region from the Gossypium hirsutum isolate 1008001.06 chromosome A08, Gossypium_hirsutum_v2.1, whole genome shotgun sequence genome encodes:
- the LOC107934086 gene encoding uncharacterized protein isoform X1 has product MDNDENDSQSHNRHLAGEGNNKFPPVLRPYALPRFDFDDNLHGHLRFDSLVETEVFLGIESSEDNQWIEDFSRGGTGIAFSSSAAESCSISRCNNVWSEAASSESVEMLLKSVGQDETIPVQTISKNSDACDELGCLINQMEPTLKHGDGGLSKVGDDLQPALQSGEFPGKLPGLKDDVGGDHLLVEGVSQMHEFGISVDSTLEDLNTRNTDLPVTKRDDSKEHSVNENLVEASVDQSVDDREQEDKCTGSQVDAVIHSVQNTYASNALIDSQDTTHLKHDLIDENVDGSASQNVDLSQEIQTDGQNVSENAVVSVTLLAQKNSALDVHSKEDGHAIGNITTAGEPVDRISKGNSNLQMVEGCSEGLRVESPLRTSISEDIVLSERKLHDISPMPFFGDTDLKEHGSEVSNMDTRNSMSLESNMDSTVQIACDALEKKDSLDSDSHPDMKILSSKSEKSLVVDDNGSKREGEGSHNTLGTEPMKECEESIVVEHSDDYKSDQTVSTAANQNTKLSSDSSNTDCGEGGSVPVIKGVDFSSSGTGGTADELASILQSDVAISGKSMECVLSPSGKDLPAATAAVSDQNKVQVSSSETSFSIMNTSGMTSEKGAPCETSGQSSCSKVDQSLSMEGTSIDEGQHGDQAIHGLSVEVVRDKHVSSIVSDSTVRGTDGAEAQVISKSGSSEAAGAVSIQQNNQTSTSSSPSTSKEPTCDSGQNHPEDSDPKLLIKEKNSDHVAMHHVDGGHAKTDNSSFPSAPSSESQTKIHMMGSGSSSADLDNPSCGSPIVIRTSEQFPSKIGNDDLKGSEGRSASISGVINGEENKDQSISEDMKRNYASPGDRTFTFEVPPLADLSGKEAGKNLQLFSTMQHDTISSKVKGTQSTASLSKVGTKAAQEVSHANLQASESENVRGRSKGTSEGSGSKGTSERRARRVGGKSAGKEATKKGIVAKEMTPASRSKRSASLSSAGIGQLVQSNEVKHSGHMEGATTKPFGVLSTSVSSLPDLNASASSSAVFHQPFTDLQQVQLRAQIFVYGALIQGTAPDEAYMISAFGGLDGGRTMWENAWRACIDRVHSQKSHLVSPETPMQTPLGAKSSDQSVKRNALQNKVTSSPVSRSTSKGTPTTIVNPMVPLSSPLWSISTPSCDALQSTGIPRSAVMDYQQALSPLRPPPIRNFVGHNAPWMSQSPFRVPWVPQTSSFDARFPVLPITETVNLTPAREASVPHSSAMKQASTVPMVQSGCPANVFAGTPLLDTKKATATRGQHSAYPKPRKRKKSTVSEDPGQIKPHSQSESVSATVATSNVSTPAAITTLATVVSKSSTDKFVTSVPVDHLENGEQDSDQRVALSEETFGKLQEAQKQAEDASALAAAAVHHSQEIWNQLGKHKNSGLEPDFETELTSTAVAIAAAASVAKAAAAAAKVASNAALQAKLMADEALVSSGYKNSVPTNAIASDNVKKLGKATPASILRGENATSSSNSIIIAAREAARRRVEAASAASKRAENMDAIVKAAELAAEAVSQAGKIVAMGEPFPLTELVEAGPEAYWKVPRASPESNGSVREHIDSGRVEGPTSSARLPKEVQVEKREKQSVEYGMSPTLREIARESIEDHSRLTGGILGPTAASGKDKKGPKGRKASEIAKTKGVTSESEIGFGPPSVITQSEHGKGGETSKNNNLREGSRVEVLRDGDGLKVAWFPADILDLKDGKAYVCYNELRSEDGDKLKEWVELEGEGNRAPRIRTVRPVTAMPFEGTRKRRRAAMGDYNWAPGDRVDSWMQDSWWEGVVTEKSQTDETSFTVHFPARGETSVVKAWLLRPSLIWKNGSWVEGSSFQDNNGSSHEGDTPQEKRPRIGGPVVEGRGEDKLSKSLDLKESWKPGDMRLLDLSDNEKIFNIGRSTRDENKPDSLKMVRTGLKKEGSRVIFGVPKPGKKRKFMEVSKHYVADQSGKTHEISDSAKFSKYLMPQGSEPREMKNKIEPKDKRAAVYRPKVLKSGKPPSVSSRTIHKDSLSNTLVSEPGDSAAADVSHAENISGKHNIMEFRSFSSSDGAAKGPVLFSSVAFSSDAPPKKNSASNAKSERVSKPKLGPASGKLAKIEEEKGSNDNSMKTVSEVEPRRSNRRIQPTSRLLEGLQSSLIISKIPSVSHDRSHKSQNRSSRGNNQG; this is encoded by the exons ATGGATAATGATGAAAATGATTCCCAAAGCCACAATCGTCATTTAGCTGGTGAAGGGAACAATAAATTTCCTCCTGTTTTACGCCCTTATGCTCTCCCAAGATTTGATTTTGATGATAACCTTCATGGGCATTTAAGATTTGATAGTTTGGTTGAAACTGAAGTTTTTCTTGGCATTGAAAGTAGTGAAGATAATCAGTGGATTGAAGATTTTTCTCGTGGGGGTACTGGGATTGCATTTAGTTCAAGTGCAGCTGAATCTTGTTCAATTTCTAGGTGCAACAATGTCTGGTCTGAGGCAGCCTCCTCAGAATCTGTTGAAATGCTATTAAAGTCTGTAGGACAGGACGAAACTATTCCTGTTCAGACTATTAGTAAGAATTCAGATGCCTGTGATGAACTGGGCTGCTTAATAAATCAGATGGAGCCTACTTTGAAACATGGAGATGGTGGTCTTTCTAAAGTGGGGGATGACTTACAGCCTGCATTACAGTCAGGAGAGTTTCCAGGGAAACTTCCTGGGTTGAAAGATGATGTAGGAGGAGATCATCTGCTGGTTGAAGGTGTTTCTCAAATGCATGAATTTGGCATATCTGTTGATAGCACATTGGAAGATCTAAATACCAGAAATACTGACTTGCCTGTGACTAAGAGAGATGATTCTAAAGAACATAGTGTTAACGAAAATCTAGTGGAAGCTTCTGTTGATCAATCTGTGGATGACAGGGAGCAGGAAGATAAATGTACTGGTTCACAAGTTGATGCTGTGATTCACTCCGTGCAGAACACTTATGCAAGTAATGCTTTGATAGATAGTCAAGATAccacacatttaaaacatgatcTCATTGATGAAAATGTGGACGGTTCAGCAAGTCAAAATGTTGACTTGAGCCAAGAAATTCAAACTGATGGTCAGAACGTGAGTGAGAATGCAGTTGTAAGTGTTACCTTGCTTGCACAGAAGAATTCAGCCTTGGACGTGCATTCTAAGGAAGATGGACATGCTATTGGAAACATTACGACTGCAGGTGAGCCTGTTGATAGGATATCGAAAGGGAATTCCAACCTCCAGATGGTGGAAGGGTGCAGCGAGGGCTTGAGGGTAGAAAGTCCTTTGCGGACTAGCATTTCCGAAGACATTGTCTTGTCTGAAAGAAAATTACATGACATATCACCAATGCCTTTTTTTGGTGATACTGACCTTAAGGAACATGGAAGTGAAGTCAGCAATATGGATACTAGAAATTCTATGAGTCTAGAGTCAAATATGGATTCAACGGTGCAGATAGCATGTGATGCTCTTGAGAAGAAGGATTCGTTAGACAGTGATAGCCACCCTGATATGAAAATCTTGAGCAGCAAGTCTGAAAAATCTTTGgtagtggatgataatggttcTAAGCGTGAAGGTGAAGGTTCCCACAATACTTTGGGAACAGAACCTATGAAAGAATGTGAAGAAAGTATAGTCGTTGAACATAGTGATGATTATAAATCTGATCAGACCGTTTCAACTGCTGCAAATCAGAACACCAAATTGTCTTCCGATTCTAGTAACACAGATTGTGGGGAAGGTGGATCTGTGCCTGTAATAAAGGGAGTTGACTTCTCATCCTCCGGTACAGGTGGCACAGCTGATGAGTTAGCTTCGATTTTACAATCTGATGTTGCCATTAGTGGCAAGTCaa TGGAGTGTGTTCTTTCGCCTTCTGGTAAGGATCTTCCTGCTGCTACTGCTGCTGTGTCTGATCAAAACAAGGTTCAAGTGTCATCTTCAGAAACAAGTTTCTCAATCATGAATACTTCTGGAATGACATCGGAAAAGGGTGCACCTTGTGAGACTAGTGGACAGTCCTCTTGTAGTAAAGTTGATCAGTCCTTGTCAATGGAGGGTACTTCTATTGATGAGGGCCAACATGGAGACCAGGCAATTCATGGACTGTCAGTGGAGGTTGTAAGGGATAAGCATGTATCATCTATCGTCTCTGATTCAACGGTGAGAGGAACTGATGGTGCTGAAGCTCAAGTTATTTCTAAATCGGGTTCTTCAGAAGCTGCAG GTGCTGtatcaatacaacaaaataaccAGACATCAACAAGTTCATCGCCTTCAACTTCAAAGGAACCTACCTGTGATTCTGGCCAAAATCATCCTGAAGATAGTGACCCCAAATTACTTATAAAAGAGAAGAACAGTGATCACGTTGCTATGCATCATGTTGATG GCGGTCATGCAAAGACTGATAACAGCTCCTTTCCTTCTGCACCCTCATCTGAATCTCAAACTAAGATTCACATGATGGGAAGTGGAAGTAGTAGTGCCGATCTTGACAATCCTTCATGTGGCTCTCCTATTGTCATTAGAACATCTGAGCAGTTCCCAAGTAAAATTGGAAATGATGATTTGAAAGGATCCGAGGGTCGGAGTGCTTCAATTTCTGGGGTCATTAATGGGGAAGAGAACAAAGACCAATCTATTTCTGAGGATATGAAAAGAAATTATGCATCTCCTGGAGACAGAACTTTCACCTTTGAGGTACCTCCATTGGCAGATTTGTCTGGAAAAGAAGCTGGCAAGAATTTGCAACTTTTTTCTACCATGCAACACGACACAATATCCTCG AAGGTCAAGGGAACACAATCAACTGCTAGCTTAAGCAAAGTGGGTACCAAGGCTGCTCAGGAGGTGAGTCATGCAAATCTTCAGGCATCTGAGAGTGAGAATGTACGTGGTCGCTCCAAAGGGACGTCTGAGGGTAGTGGCTCCAAAGGGACCTCTGAGCGTAGAGCAAGGCGAGTAGGTGGTAAGAGTGCGGGGAAGGAAGCTACTAAAAAGGGAATTGTTGCAAAAGAAATGACTCCCGCAAGTCGATCAAAAAGAAGTGCATCACTCAGTTCAGCTGGAATTGGCCAGCTTGTTCAATCCAATGAGGTGAAGCACTCTGGACATATGGAAGGGGCAACCACGAAGCCATTTGGTGTTCTTTCTACTTCAGTATCTAGCCTGCCAGACTTGAATGCCTCAGCTTCTTCATCTGCAGTTTTCCACCAGCCTTTTACCGATTTGCAACAAGTTCAGTTACGTGCTCAGATTTTTGTATATGGAGCTCTGAT TCAAGGAACAGCACCTGATGAGGCTTATATGATATCAGCATTTGGTGGACTTG ATGGTGGAAGAACCATGTGGGAGAATGCATGGCGAGCATGTATAGACAGGGTACATTCTCAAAAATCTCATCTTGTTAGCCCTGAAACTCCGATGCAGACGCCTTTAG GTGCCAAAAGTTCTGATCAGTCAGTCAAACGAAATGCACTTCAGAATAAGGTTACATCCTCACCTGTTAGTCGGTCCACCAGCAAGGGTACTCCAACAACAATTGTAAACCCAATGGTTCCCCTTTCATCACCACTTTGGAGTATTTCTACTCCTTCCTGTGATGCTCTTCAATCTACTGGCATTCCGAGAAGTGCAGTTATGGATTATCAGCAGGCACTTTCTCCATTGCGTCCTCCACCTATAAGGAATTTTGTTGGACATAATGCTCCTTGGATGTCCCAGTCCCCTTTCCGTGTACCCTGGGTTCCACAGACTTCTTCTTTTGATGCTCGTTTTCCTGTGCTTCCTATCACAGAAACAGTTAATTTGACCCCTGCAAGAGAAGCCTCTGTGCCTCATTCTTCTGCGATGAAGCAGGCGTCCACAGTTCCTATGGTCCAGAGTGGCTGTCCTGCTAATGTTTTTGCTGGGACTCCCCTGCTTGACACAAAAAAGGCAACAGCAACACGTGGTCAGCATTCTGCTTATCCAAAGCCCAGAAAGAGGAAAAAGTCTACAGTTTCTGAGGACCCTGGGCAGATTAAACCGCATTCTCAATCAGAGTCCGTTTCAGCTACTGTTGCGACTAGTAATGTGTCTACACCAGCCGCTATTACAACCCTTGCCACTGTTGTTTCCAAGTCATCCACTGACAAATTCGTTACATCTGTCCCTGTTGACCATCTTGAAAACGGTGAACAGGATTCAGATCAGAGGGTTGCTCTGTCTGAAGAGACCTTTGGTAAACTCCAGGAGGCTCAAAAGCAGGCGGAAGATGCTTCTGCTCTTGCTGCAGCTGCTGTTCATCACAGTCAAGAAATATGGAATCAGTTGGGCAAGCACAAAAATTCTGGTTTGGAACCAGATTTTGAAACAGAATTGACTTCCACTGCTGTGGCAATAGCAGCAGCTGCTTCTGTTGCAAAGGCTGCAGCTGCAGCTGCCAAGGTTGCCTCAAATGCTGCATTACAAGCAAAATTGATGGCTGATGAAGCATTGGTTTCAAGTGGCTACAAAAATTCTGTTCCAACTAATGCAATTGCTTCTGATAATGTCAAGAAGCTTGGCAAGGCTACTCCTGCATCCATCTTAAGGGGTGAAAACGCTACTAGTAGTTCAAATTCCATCATAATTGCTGCAAGGGAAGCTGCTAGGAGGAGGGTAGAAGCTGCATCAGCTGCCTCAAAGCGAGCTGAAAACATGGATGCCATTGTTAAAGCTGCTGAGCTGGCGGCGGAAGCTGTATCACAGGCTGGGAAGATTGTTGCTATGGGTGAGCCTTTTCCATTGACTGAATTGGTAGAAGCTGGTCCTGAGGCATACTGGAAAGTACCCCGAGCATCTCCTGAGTCAAATGGTTCCGTCAGAGAGCACATAGACAGTGGTCGTGTGGAAGGCCCTACTTCATCTGCTAGGCTTCCAAAAGAGGTTCAAGTAGAAAAGAGGGAAAAGCAAAGTGTTGAATATGGAATGTCACCAACTCTTAGAGAGATAGCTAGAGAGTCTATAGAGGATCATTCTAGATTAACAGGTGGAATTTTGGGTCCTACTGCAGCAAGCGGAAAGGATAAAAAGGGACCAAAAGGCCGCAAAGCTTCAGAAATTGCCAAAACTAAAGGAGTCACATCTGAATCCGAAATTGGGTTTGGACCGCCTTCCGTGATCACTCAGAGTGAACATGGGAAAGGAGGGGAAActtcaaaaaataacaatttaaggGAGGGTTCCCGTGTTGAG GTACTGAGAGATGGAGATGGCTTAAAAGTAGCATGGTTCCCAGCTGATATTCTGGATTTAAAAGATGGCAAAGCTTATGTGTGTTACAACGAACTTCGATCAGAGG ATGGTGATAAGCTAAAGGAATGGGTGGAACTTGAAGGTGAAGGGAATAGAGCACCCAGGATACGTACTGTTCGGCCTGTTACAGCCATGCCATTTGAAGGAACAAGGAAGAGGCGCAGGGCAGCTATGGGTGACTATAATTGGGCTCCTGGGGATAGGGTTGATTCATGGATGCAGGATAG CTGGTGGGAGGGAGTTGTCACTGAGAAGAGCCAGACGGATGAAACATCATTTACTGTTCACTTTCCTG CTCGAGGTGAAACATCTGTTGTCAAAGCATGGCTTCTTCGTCCTTCTCTGATTTGGAAGAATGGTAGTTGGGTTGAAGGGTCCAGTTTTCAGGATAATAATGGCTCTTCCCACGAG GGTGATACCCCTCAGGAAAAGCGACCTAGGATAGGCGGTCCTGTTGTAGAAGGCAGAGGGGAAGATAAGCTCTCAAAAAGTTTAGACCTTAAGGAGTCTTGGAAACCTGGTGACATGAGATTGCTGGATTTATCTGACAacgaaaaaatatttaatattggtaGAAGCACCAGAGATGAGAATAAGCCTGATTCACTCAAAATGGTACGTACTGGTttaaagaaggaaggatcaagagTTATTTTTGGTGTTCCTAAGCCAGGAAAGAAGAGAAAGTTTATGGAAGTAAGCAAACATTATGTTGCAGATCAGAGTGGTAAGACTCATGAAATAAGTGATTCAGCtaagttttcaaaatatttgatGCCTCAAGGATCTGAGCCCcgtgaaatgaaaaataaaattgaaccaAAGGATAAACGAGCAGCTGTATATAGGCCTAAGGTTCTCAAGTCTGGAAAACCACCTAGTGTTTCTAGTAGAACTATTCATAAGGACAGCTTATCAAACACTCTGGTTTCTGAACCCGGTGATTCTGCAGCTGCAGATGTAAGCCATGCGGAGAATATATCAGGAAAGCATAACATCATGGAGTTTAGATCATTTTCAAGTTCTGATGGAGCAGCAAAAGGCCCGGTCTTATTTTCTTCTGTGGCTTTCTCATCAGATGCTCCCCCAAAGAAAAATTCAGCATCAAATGCTAAATCTGAACGGGTTAGCAAACCGAAACTTGGACCAGCTTCTGGGAAGTTGGCCAAAATTGAGGAGGAAAAAGGCTCCAATGACAATTCAATGAAAACAGTATCTGAAGTTGAACCTCGGAGATCTAATCGGAGGATTCAACCAACGTCAAGA CTCTTGGAAGGCCTACAAAGCTCATTGATCATCTCAAAAATTCCTTCTGTTTCGCATGACAGAAGTCACAAAAGTCAAAACAGGAGTAGTAGAG GAAATAACCAAGGGTGA